The DNA sequence tggGGCATTGTTCAACATTTGACACAATACAAGACACGTCTTAATTTTTCTTGTTCACTCTACAATGTTTTAGTTTGGTGATGAAGCATCACTTCCAACATTAAgtgcctgaaataaataaacaatagtTGTAAGttattcattttcaatttttataaatttattattatttcatctCACAAGTTTTATCTTGTTGCATCGTCTAATGAGTCTTGCTCactttctcttttgtttttgtttgatcTTATACTACACATGAATGAGTTATGTCATTTCACAATACACCtcatagtgttttttttatcatcaaaacaCATAGAAGATCAATCATGAGATCATCTTATAAGTATTATTTTGTCTATTAACTCGACAATACTATAATAatcctaataaaatatttagtaagATTGAAACAAAACGCCAACACAGGAGAAGGTTAAAAAATTCAACACAAGTGTTGGGATTAACATATTGTATTATTTTGTACATGATGCCCCAATGGAgcaaagctcacatggaagtttTGTATGCCAAGGTCGAAATGACATATTGATTGTCGCTATTAGCACTAAAGAACACCTTGGTTGTGTGCGTATTGTTGGTTTTGGTGTGGGTGTGTGATAGTAGTTTGGATCAACTTCTCACCCCAACTATTCTCTAGGATATGTGAGTCAAGATGGAGCAACTAGCTACACAGTTGACTCGGATACTAACACCACAATTAACTGAGAAGATAAAAGCACAAGGTACTGATGAATTGAGGCATGAGTTCGAACATGGTTAAAGTCCATGGGTATCTCCTAAAAGCAAAATACGGTCAAGCCAAATGTATTTCCTGCTCGTGGTCGTGTTAGCACAAAAGGTAGTTGTTCTGCCGATGACTTAGAAGAGGAGGAAACACACACGGATATTTCCTAATGGTGTAGGTTGTTTATTGAAGAAGTTCCTCCTTGTCTAATGGCCATTAGGAGAGTATATCCAAGAGGTTCAACTATGAACAACGTGTCATGCAAGATGGGTTCACTAGAGTGGTGATTGAACAAGTTAGATGCGCAAGTTTTGCAGTTCCAATGCCCATAACGAAGGTAAAACTAGTGGAGAGGCACTTGGAATATTCATTGCATGGGCTACACATATGATTAAGGCCCTTTCAAAAAATTATCAAGTATATTTCATTAATTTCTCTTAAAAGTTATTTAGATTGATACCTAATGTTTGTTACTATGTTTTACATcagaattttagaaatttacCTTTAAAGTTTTTATATGAAGACTAGAAGAGGGTGAGCAAAGCTCTTCCAGATACACCATTGAAAGACACCCACAATTGGTGGCCCAAACGTTTAGCCTAAAAAAAGTAGAGTAAAACTTCCACAGTCGGTGAAATGCCGAGTTGGGAACAAAGAATGGAGAAGGCAAGAATAAATGCCCATCTATTTTGGTGTAGCTGGGCAGGAGCCACATTTAGCTCGGTCAAcaactctttttcaaaaatgGTTAAGGGAAGACGCAAAATAACTTTTTTGAAAACGATTGAGTAGAAGAAACAAAATGGACCCTCAGGGTCCGAGGATTCATCGCAGTATATTGGCTCATCTTCCCTACATGGAACTATGTTCAATCTATCATCCTCTTTACCAAAATGACAACCATTTTTTCTTAAGGTTACGATAAGCTTATGCGAGGTGTAAGAAGAGGTTTCATCTAAAAGGTTTTGGGGTGCCCAGCGATACAAGATTTTGTAATCCATTGCAGATTATATCTAAAACACAAACGCAAAACAAATACAAACATTTTTCCGACCAAGTAGTATGAgcaaatttagaataaaatgaAGGCATGATCGAAGTTCCTAGAATACGATCAGCAAGTAAGAAACAATCATCAACAGAAAATGGTGAATCCATAAAAAATCCCAACTCAGGTAATGtgattaataatatgaaatgcTTGATGATGAGCTCAGGAAGTATAATCGGTAAATGAATGCTCGATGATGGAGAATGGTAAAGAAGAAATACATGTTACAATGAATGGGTGAGAGAAAGAAGTTTTCTTTGATGTAGAAGATCTTGATGGCacaagaggaagaggaaagctTTGGGAAGAAGTTTTGAGAGTGCAAGAGTTTCTAGAGAGTGAAGGTTATATAAGGGTAAGAGAAAAGGAGATTTTAGAGATTTTGGggaaataaaacaataaaatgagaATAAGCTTTCGAACGTTGGGAATGCCAAGCGGTAACGCTTTCTCATCGTTGATGAGGATGCCACGTGTACGCTTTGGATTGAGTATGGTGAGACGTCACCTCAGAAACGCTTCGTGCATCGCGTTACACCTACCCACTGAAAAACCGTCAGGTCAGCCGCCAAAGAACTCAAAAGCCTCTGCGCTTAGCCAAGCTCAGCTCGAGCCTGGGAAGCTTGTGTACCGGAGAGGAGTGCTCGAGACCTCGATTTGAGCTTGCGTGTAGGTCAGCTCGGTTGTTGGGTCCAAAGCGCGAGTTATGAGTTTGGCCCAGTTATATTGGTAATCTCGATGGagaataattaaaacaataagtTTTGTCATATATTGGTTGTTAGTTAAATATGTATATGTTAATAGATAAGTGTATGCGTCAATATATTTGTCGTTGTTAACTGAATAAACATATGCATAAAGCTGTTAATTGAAAAGATAAAGTTAATAAGTAGAGAGCACTCGAGAATAAAGGTGTATAAGATTTTCTTCTATTATAGCACCGTGAGTGAAGGTGCCTATGAACAAAATGTTTTTCTGTTACATATACTTTtggttgagattatattctcacGAGTGAAAGTTGTTAAACGAGTAagttataaaaggggcttgagaccccaggtaaaggtacgttgtttctgaatactagactgaaactgaatacttATCTTATTTGCGTAagctcttactgacttgatcgtcggagtgtgatcaacaggtaccGAACAGAGCCACGTTCCAGTGCAACGAGAATATGCATAACAGAATCTAGAGGAGTCAAGTTAGAAGCGGAGCTTTCCACTCAAGTCAACCGAAGAGAAAGTCAACCAGCGAGAACAACAGGTtaggaaaataataaattaatcaaaattatttataaaaaaaacataatatattacATTAGCTCATGGATTAACCCATATAAAAAGTGATATATCACAACGATTGTTCTTTAGAACCGATGTAATATCCCTATGTTGGCACATTTACAGTGGTTATTCTTTATAACCAATGTAACATATTACAGCAGTTGTTCTATAGAACCGATGTAAAAACTCCACCTTTTTACAtcataaatttgttattttatattggTTACTACTTAAATCTAATGTAATATTTGTATAGTTTACATCGGTTAAAAAAATGATGTAAAATGATATACTTTTTACATTATTGGTATTTATATCTATGACAAAATCAATgtaataagtttaaaataaccgttgtaaaatatattttttttaccagTAGTTGTTGCTACCACACGTAAAAACTTTTTACGAACATGAGACAATTTTTTTCccttattattaaaatatgattttttttaaaatattataagatcAGAAAATCGTGACAAAGTGACACaatttttatcttattaaaGTGAAGTAACAAcaaattaacataattttagTTCAAACATAATTATTGAGAAAAGTGTCACCTTGACTTCACGTAACTTACTTTCAATAAAATCATACCGTGTTCTCATGACTTCTCCAATCTCATAGAAATAATTCCATTTTGATGAAAAAGAAACCTCGTACTActaaaaaaaaccctaaaaataaCACCACCATGCATACATACATAGAAGACAGAGAACACGACTCCACCCACTCTGAAGATCTCATGGGATCTCGAACTAGCACAGTGCATCTGCCACCATAATCACACTGCCTTTTTCTCTTTCGTGAGAGCTCAAAACCCTACCCCTTTCACTATATATAGGCAGCTTCATGAAGGGCTAGGGGCACGTAGAAGAAGGAAAAACCAAAGAAAGAGTGGAAAAGGAGAAGAGGAAAGAAAGGTGCAGAAAGAGGTATGTGCCTGCATCAGTATTCTTGTGTGTGCCTGCATGTTCATAGCATCAACATTCTGAAAGAAAACCACCATACACCACCCTACTCACTTCGTTTCTTTACCACTTTGTTTTCACTTTCCTCCATTTCAGTGCAATAATTTAGAGAACCCGATTTCTGTACAGGTTCATCACCAATTATGTATAATCAACTACATGATTCTTAATGTTTGGACACTGATACCATTATTCTTGTAACttgtaaaataaaagttttcaaattAGAAAGATATTAATACACAACTTTGTTTTGTCTTTTTGTCACGTAATATTAagtagtttttgtttttatttatcttcAACTTTCAATTTTGGTTGTACTTTGGAATCTTGTTTTTAACCTTTTTATGCCACCCCCATAAAATATCTTCCGGATTATGTAGTCCggatggattatgtaatccggaagctgaaaaggacttccggattacataattcagaaactaatcatgcatatgaaaaaaaggCTTCTGGATaatataatccggaagctaattacaaatttggaaaaagatttccggattacataatccaaaatattactGAAGGATAGTTttggaaatatgaaaatgtAGGGAGGTGGGagaagaatatatggaggtgcaggaagaagcagcccttTCTCTGTTATGTGTTTGCTGCCCCATTTTAGGTGTCAATTTTTGGTACAGGTAGGGATCACTCCCTATTTAGTTTATGgttgcttcttcctgcacctccataccttcttctctcaccttcatagattttcgtatttccaaaaatgtccctctgtaatattccggattacataatcaggaagttatttttgaaatttgtaattaccttccggattatataatccggaagtcttttttcagatgcatgattactttacGGATTACATAActcggaagtcttttttaacttccggattatgtaatccggaagtcttttttcaaatgcgtttccggattacataatccggaagttattcttgggggtgacacaagaaggataaaaatgtattttcatgttgtgtatggaggtgccagaagaagatatggaggtgcaggaagaaacagtcttagTTTATTCTTAAATATGGGCCCATTCATTTGGACTAGCATCTTCATTATTTGCCACTCGTTTTTCATATATGCACCTTCACTTTGTTTTTGAAAAGTCTGGGTCTATAACTTTCatctactttttttattatttacagcatgatttttatattttcatcatCAGGTTTTTTGTCCATACCTTCGGCCCAGTGTTTCTACTATTTACCACCTATTTTTACATACACAATCACCAAcagttttttttgtgtgtgataattaaaataaataaataatataatttttggcACTACCACACGTGTCATCTGATATTTAATGATAATCATATGAGTATTTGTATGATGGgttattattttcaaaagttaagtaattattattttttattgttatttgacTAGaagaaaatatgtatttttttagtatgttataaattatattataattttttgctttgatttttattttcatttttaaatttttttaataaattttcgaTGAAGACAAACACATGGACAAAATATATTCATTACTTGGAGATATGGATATGATATAAATTTCATACCtattaaatattgaaaaaaaatacatataaatttttattaatattataagatATTCTCAATTTATTTGATACTCTTTTCAAGAATTaagtaattataattatttattgtttttttatacggaagaaaaaaaaatgtttttttgacAAGAATTATAGATAACATCATATTttctttactttattttttatttttaaaaaatattttgataaatatatCGATAAGTACAAACTACGAATATATTCCTAAATGGAGATAAAAATATCATACAAATCTCTTATCATTGagtattgaaaataaaaataaatataattttttactaatatTTATATACCAACTCCAAAATAAATGCAATGTGAGGTCAATATTATGAATAATGATGACTAGCATTTATAAGTGTTTTGAAAATCATGCTGCCGAAAGCTACCATAGAGTGGATGCAACTCAATTATGCAGACATTTAACTAAGACGTGAAAAGgagtataaaatatataatgacCAAGCAAAAAGTTCTCatactaatttttttctcttatctctTTTCGAATGTAAGTAGCTTAATTTTCAAGTAATCTCAAGTAATAATAGGTTTCACATAGAGTGTAATTATTGAACTcagttattttaataataattcattTGTATATGTGTACTACATAACACATACCAACCAAAATGCTTAAATCTCAGTTTAATCCCGTACCAACAAGTTTTGAggagattaaaaataaaatcaaattataatattaacaacaAAATCGTGATATTTCAGACTAAAAATATAAGAGGATTCaatttattcttataaataaaataatcaatataatgtcaatgtatatatttattgacATCTATTACACAAAATCATTATAGTATTTTATCATTCATCAAAACTGTACACCGAAACTGAATACCGACaaccaaattgaaaaaaaaaacatataaaagagAGAGGACGAATTGTTTCTTTCCCTGTGTAAGAAAAATatgttcaattatttttatcatttaaaattgtgttatttTGATTGCTGTAATTTTCCCTATTATTATTGATAAGTGATCAGCGCTTAAAGTAaagattgaaaaataaatttgatgtttcttaaataaaaataattatactaaTGAAACTCCTCCTATTCCAATATAAAAAGAGACTGAGGGTTAAATGTTTATTGTACTGGTATAGTCGATCGAGCACTCTGAGTCGGTCAGAATTTCAAACCAATTGATTATTTATCTACGATAAGGAAGGTCGTGTGGTAACACGATGTCGACTGATTCATGGGCTAACCAAGTCAGCAGGGTTAATCCATAATTAAAGGTTACTTAGCACAACCCTAAACACGAGTTAATTTTCTAATCCGACCCACCAACGAATgcccattaaggtaatataaatagcgcaAATTCTAAGAATCAAGTACGTCATTATTCACAGTGCTCTGACAACCGAGAGTCGAGTCCTTTACTGAATTGATCGTCTGAGTGTCTTCTACAGGTACCATCCGAGTCTGGACTATGTGAAGGCCGAGGAGTAGAGTGAGAAGAGGAGTGTAAGGAGCTTGCTTGGAGAGGAACAAAAGTACAAACCGACCGATCGACCCCGTTCGAATCGTTCTCTTGGTTCCAATCCCGTTTGAGAACAATTGGTACCCACCGTGGGGCTAAGAGAATTAGCGTGAAGAAGAAagtagatggtatcaacccAAAGCATGGCTAGCGAAAGAATGTACAAAGCTGAGCATATGGATTTGTTAATGTCTCTGTAAAGAGAGATGACTAAGATGAAGAGAAGGAATGAAGAGATAACTTGGAAGAACGAGGAGGAGATCCTAGCTCTCCAAAGGAAgaatgaagagatgaagaagaagttCGTGGAAGAAGGACCATCTATTGGACCGACCAATCTTGTTGGGAGGTCCTTCACAACCCCCACCGGCCCCAAGACTGTTGAGAAGGACAAAGTCCAAACTCAAGAGGTGGACGGCGAGTCCTGTCCAAACAAGTCGATCCCCATGATCGGTACCCTAGACTCGCTCTACCGACACCCTTTTACCGACTCCATAATCGGAGTCCCACTTCCAAATAAGTGGAAAGGTTGCAATAGAAATCGTTATGACGGAACGACCGAGAAAGTTAGGAACCTTGACCCTGAGAGTCTCAATGTTAGCAAAACCAAAGTTGTTGCAGTTCACTAGTTGCAACATTCCCTCAACCCTGCTTACAATTGAAAATTCGTAACCCACAATTCAAATTTCAGAAACCCTAACCCCCAATTCATTTTTCACTAAACTAATTTAACTATCCACGTCACTTGACACCTGACACTAAACCAATCCCACTTCTCTCTGCCACATAAGTACCAGTTGACCTTTGGTGCGACATAACAAAAAtgaccattttgaatacattttaaaaacacATAcactaaattgatttttttaaaaacaactatactaaattaaatatcGTCCCAAAATGTAGGGATGGATAAGGTAATTAtacatttctttttttcttatcgacaaatttgtttcaattttaaaataaaaatttcacatAATTCATCATTTtcctttaatatatttttctccaAATCTATAAtggattataaaaaaatagtttatttaattttatcataatctttttacatataataaaaatatcgcattttgtattatttatatacttctataatttatgtttttaaaattttaaaaaagggtaaaaatcaaatttaaataaaatatttcaacttTAGAAATGAGAAAGAGAAGATAGGATGCATAAGGAGCACATGCACAATCAATTGTGGCGGCAAGTGGAACTTTCTTAGTGCATTGTTTATAGATTTGAGTAAGAAACGACCACACAGTCATCTAAGCCCCATCCATATATTCAAAGCTATATTTTGAATACCTATATATTTATAAGCTATATATTGGACACCTATGTATTTATATAAGCTATATTTTTTACACCtatgtatttattttctttgtaaacggcttaaataatatttgtttgtgGGATGGAttataaactatattttggacaCGATATATTTATTCTATTTGTAAACTTCTTAGATAATATCTATTTCTTAGATGAATAATTAATTTGGTTTCGAATAGGATTGGAATTAagagaatgattttttttttcagggtGGGTCTATGgttatttcttttcttcttgGAATAGCTTCGTAATTCTTCCTTCGCGTTTTTCCTCCTCGTTCTCGTAAATTTCAAGCTCGGATGTTACCTGCAAAAtacactctgacgctcaagtgaAATCTTATTCAGTACTCAGTGTAATTAATGTGTGATGATGAagtattttattctcaaaatTTGTGACTATTTATATGATATTATGGACCCTTTATTACTGGACCGGATTAGGGTTTTGGATCATGGTTAAGAGTGTATTACCTAATGTTACTCACTGTTTGGTTTGGTTAATCTTCTGTTAGGCTTAATGACTTTGGTCGTGTCGGTCGATTCTGGCCGTATTCAGTCGTTCAGACTCGACCAGTATATCTGTATATTTATTGTCTTTGTAAAGGTCTTGGATAATATTTGTTTCTTGGATGGATAACTGATTCTTCTTTTATGgtgtttctctttcttttctttctcttatatTCAGGTTTTGATTATCAATCGAGAGCACATCGATAAAAAGTTCTTCTACACTCAAGTGAGTATTTGATATTTGGAAACtattattgttataataatgacatattttttgttttatccAATGTATTTATTCACAATTTATAATATACTATATTATTAATGACCGTATGTGTATTGTTCTCGAACGAAGTTGGGGCCTAGAGAATGATTGAGACTACTCCTATTCTTCTTTGGTCGGTCGGATCACACTCCAGTTTCCTTCCCAACAAGCTCCTTCCTCTCTTCCTCTCTTTCACTCGTTCCACCTCTTAGTCTTCTCGTAATCCCGGTTTGAatggtacctgcagaagacactcTCACGCTCAAGTCAAATTTAGTAATCGACACTCGATATGCTCAATATTGTATATTGACGTACCTTATTCTTGTAATCTGTGTTATTCATAATGTTATGACAAGCCTTTCCTATTATGCAATTAGAAAATTTGGATCATGTTTAGAAATACATTACCTAACTCTTGATTGTTGATTAGCCTTATTAACTCTgtttaaacataattaaatttatggTGTCGGTCGATCCAATGACAACCATACGAACCTCCCAGcacatgattataaaaataaaattatctaatttatcatatatttttatcttaatcgtatatatttttatctttaagatATTTATAATAATCAATTCGACAGCCTGGTGTTACCGAATTCTTCAACCTCGATTGATAcatttatttacatttataaacaaaaattaaaaaaaaagtagaaaaaaaaataaagtgtaaggattaaaaggaaaatataattataaaaaaaatatgtgagaCAATGTTCGTCATTATTTCTTTCATctataattgatttattttttcttcgtCTCATTTCTCTTTGATATGCGATCATTGAAAGAGTATAATTGATATTATTGTTTGACACCTCCCACAATTGCTTTATCTAAAAAACAACTACTACTTTTTAGCTTGGAATCAGGACCACGGAATGAAACTTCCATACACTttaattcttaattttcttttcatattattataaagtaattaataagATTTTCATCCATTCTAAATAGatacatttattaatttttaacaatatagaccatatttattaataatttttctttgaatTACATAATATCATCAAATATTAGCACTTTcaaatcatttaataattaaatgtgATAATTCtgaattaaaattgtgtttattAAAGATAAATGGATAAACATCATATAGCAGTAGTTCGGTATTCATTAAATCAATAATTCATTGCTAAATTCCCATTAAACATACTTTCCAATTTAATAGCAGTATTGCCATTGCCTATTAACAATTGCATAatctcaattttaaattttaatcttCCACTTGCCCaaaaaaaaggtaaataaaattaaattaaatacaattttaatttttaatttttaaaattttcaaatacgCATCAAACTTCGTTGCTTCAAATCTACGCCACGTGTATCCACTTTGCAATGCTTGGCACGCCCTGGTTCACCGCGAAGGCCATGTAATACCCGGGCGGCGCCACTGTCCCACTCGGTGGCGCAGTCACGCCGATCCGGTACCTACCATCGCCGTCCGGTACGGCGGAGGAAACGGCAAGTTTGACCAAACGTTGACCCTGCGAAAACGAGTGCGTGGAGAAGGGGGCACTCGCCAAATTCACTTCCACAATCCCAACCACAGGCAAAGGCACCGAAACCACAACATCGAAACTCCCCCCAAAGCGCACCGTTTCGGGCACCTCCTCAATGACCGGTCTAAGATTGGCCCGGTCCGGCGACAAATACTCCGGCGAAAACGCTTCCACTCGTAACTCGGTCGGATACTCAGCATCGAACCGGTACAAAACATGCGGGTTACTTCCGGCAAGAAGAACCCTTCCGTCGGGTAACAAATTGGCCGTTGCATGGTACATTCTTGGAACCGTGCCAGGGTTCAAAACCATGAACCGCAACCCAACCGGTTGGTCCGGTCTGTACAGAACGGGATTCAAACAGGGATTACTAGCAGACTCAAACCCCTGTGTCCCAGACATAGCTCCATTGATAACCAAAACGTCGCCGTTTGGAAGCATCACCATATCCCCCATTACTCTCGCGAACGGCATGTTCTCCATTTCCCATTTCGGATTCTCATTCACAGCTGATATGCGCCCGCAGCTACCGTGCGCCGGGGTGTCCGTACTCCGCAGCAAAAACGCACCGTATTGCGCGCCGCCACACACAACAATCTCCGCCGTTGAGTAGTCCCCTTGTAAAGCCAGCATCGCGGAGGACCCTGCCGAAGGGTAGTTCCGCGGACCGCCCTCCAATTGAGGGTACTCCTTGACGATGACGTGGCGCGTGAAATCATACATCACCGACCTGGTGTTGGCGAAAACGAAAAGGTGACCGTTTGGAAGGAGGTGGACGTAAGGGTATAAGTTATCCATCTGCGTGTCTTCCGTTTCAGCCAAAAAGGGAAATGAAACGGCACCGTGTTTGCGCGGAGGGAAAAACTCGACGGTGTTTGAGCCTCTTCCGCCGATTATAATCACCGATCCGTCCGGTAAAATCTGGTTAGTGGCGTACCATCTACCTTCCGCCAATTCCACGTCATCCAGCTCTTTCCAGTCGCACAACCCGGTTGCGTCACACGGGCTGAACAATCGGATCTTTTTCAGCCCGTCGAGGTCGCCGCCAGTCTGCAAAAGCGTGCCGTCGGGGAGGAACTGGCCGGAGGAACACCACGTGTCGGTGAGGATTTTCAAAGGACGGACTTGGTTGGTTTGGAGGTCGAGGTGGACGGAGTGCGCGTAGCAGTCGCGCTTTAAGAGGGCATCGTTCCGGTCGTAGCGGCAGTGGCCCTTGGGAAGGAGTTTTCTTGAGGGGCCGATGTTGGTCCGGTCGAGGAGGACGACCGTGTTGAAGCGCGTGACGGCAGTGTGCATGGAGGCGACGCCGGCGTCGGAGACGAGGATCTCCCAGGAGCCGGGGAGGTCGGCACGTGCGTCTGAGAGAAAAAGGAGGAGGAGGAGAAAGCATGACAGGTAAGCAGAGAAATTGTCCAtggtgagagagagagagtggaTTAGTGGAGCATAGTAGAGTGGAGTGGAGTGAAGTGAAGTTTTCACTCTAATTATTATAGAAAGAATGGAAGTGGTACTCGCAAATTGTGATCCAAAACTGCAATGTTACTGCGTATTAGCGTGC is a window from the Phaseolus vulgaris cultivar G19833 unplaced genomic scaffold, P. vulgaris v2.0 scaffold_162, whole genome shotgun sequence genome containing:
- the LOC137817571 gene encoding aldehyde oxidase GLOX, which codes for MDNFSAYLSCFLLLLLFLSDARADLPGSWEILVSDAGVASMHTAVTRFNTVVLLDRTNIGPSRKLLPKGHCRYDRNDALLKRDCYAHSVHLDLQTNQVRPLKILTDTWCSSGQFLPDGTLLQTGGDLDGLKKIRLFSPCDATGLCDWKELDDVELAEGRWYATNQILPDGSVIIIGGRGSNTVEFFPPRKHGAVSFPFLAETEDTQMDNLYPYVHLLPNGHLFVFANTRSVMYDFTRHVIVKEYPQLEGGPRNYPSAGSSAMLALQGDYSTAEIVVCGGAQYGAFLLRSTDTPAHGSCGRISAVNENPKWEMENMPFARVMGDMVMLPNGDVLVINGAMSGTQGFESASNPCLNPVLYRPDQPVGLRFMVLNPGTVPRMYHATANLLPDGRVLLAGSNPHVLYRFDAEYPTELRVEAFSPEYLSPDRANLRPVIEEVPETVRFGGSFDVVVSVPLPVVGIVEVNLASAPFSTHSFSQGQRLVKLAVSSAVPDGDGRYRIGVTAPPSGTVAPPGYYMAFAVNQGVPSIAKWIHVA